The segment AGACCATCACTTTACACCATATTCCACAAGATAGTCTAAATAATATGTGACTTTAATATTGCAGATCAAACgattaaaaaattagaagcaaaTTTTCTCTCTCACAGCTGTGGGTAGgagatacatttaaaaaaagggaaaagacacagaaaattaaaagataactttgattacatgaaactgaaaaacttctgcacaaacaaaattaataagtCCAGAATAAGGGAGGTAGTAAAAACGGGAGAAAACGTATAAAGAAAATTTctctatacacacatagacacctTGTTCATTTATATATAAAACCAAATGCCATTTCCTAATAGATAAGATGTCAaagtgagtgggataggtttagtgaagacttctcagattttaaggggcgctgaccaccacaccatctgggacgccacactgacagacatcaggtaaattgagtccggtgcagggaagggtgaacaagatggcgctggaagggatggccccacccctggtttgtttttgtcactatagttccagcttgtgttcattactataccttcaggtttgtttgtgtgtgttaccatggttcactgggctagctggcagagactatataatcagaatgcttgcttgaataaatcggagttgcttcatgacctgctctcccgcctcattcttttactcccAAGCTCCATgggaggacgagcagcctgctggtcaggcataagacttgttcctctcggtaagctatgccaTCACCATAGcatcagattgtaattcttctcccaggggtgaggtaagacctagaggctcaaggttacaatatttttagaatagaatagttccatataaggatataaaactgtgtagtgtattagggtctcaatgattggataaaacttacataattcctcaatgtcttcatttcaaaagggattggttagatttcgtgtctagaatgtaagatcatattctcagctaatgaggataatggtcagtgggggaggagggacttgtgttagggtctatataaatcactgccttttctttgtctttggctttcctactcctacaggatAGCCccacttctcgagaatcgaataaatctcttttctgtcatcactttgagaggcctctgagtaactggtttatgtagggacctgagccatcccacataAAAGGATATGGaataaaagatattttcaaaagaaaaactgcaaTTTATCACTTTGAAAGACTGTTCCAGATCACCCTGGGAGCTAGGTTGCACAGCAgagtacctggcctggagtcaggaaggctcaccttcctgacttcaaatctgccagacacttactagctctgtgatcctgggtaagtcacttaatcctgtttgcctcaatttcctcttctgcaaaatgagctggagaaggaaatggcaaaccacaccggtatctttgccaagaaaactccacatggagtcataaagagttagacatcACTGAAAAACTACCGAATAAGAAGTCACTAATAAACAAAGAAATGTGCATCAAAACAAACCTGGGGTTTCACTTTACACCCTGAAAATTAGCACAGTTAACAGAAGATTAGAAGAGTCGGTGTTGGGAAGGAATGTAGGGAGAGAGGCACATATGCATttctggtggagctgtgaatcacTGTGCACATTTTGGAAACCAATTTGGagttatgcaaataaagtaaggTCACTAAAATGTCCAAACCTCCATACCCCTGGAGCCAGGCACTGTTATTAGGCTTGTACCCCAAGGAGGCCACTGATAAATAATAAAGAAGTCCCCATGTATATACTTTTTGtacagcaaagaattgaaaacaaaattcatgGCTACCAactagggaatgactaaacaaactgtattagatgaatataatggaatattctttgctgtaagaaatgacaaatttagagaatacagagaaacataatACCTACATGAGCTAAGGCAGAGTTAAGTAAGCACagccaacaaaacaaaatacatgatAATTATCACAATGAAAATGCAATGaatcacacacaaaaagaatGCTGCAAAATTCTAAAGAAGCATGGTTCAAAAGAGGTAAGAGCAAACACTTCTAACCCACCCCTGTCCAGAGGTGGGAGACCCACAAGTGCTGCACACTGcacatattttcaaactttttcaatgtattgaccagttaggctttttatttttttttaaattctatttgttATATGTGATGGCCCTCTGAAGGGCAGTTCTTGGTGATACataaaaaaagacatcaataagaacttatttaaaatttttaagttgtAGGACGTGAGCACAGATTATCTTTAGTGTagcaaaaatattttgcaaatgataCAAGATTTCTAAGATGTCAAAACAGAAAGATACTTTCTACCTCACCTAGTTACCCACTTTCCTAGAGGTGGCAGAATTGGCATCTATAGCTCCCAACTCCTAGCTCAGTAGTCTTTCCACTCTTCCCTTGTTTTTATTCTGTCCATTTGGTTCATGGTTACTTCTCCTGGTGAGTTCATTCTTTCAACGTAAAACACGCAACCACTACAATTTGttactttattgttttttaagtttCAGTACAAGGATGTGGTGTAGTGCATGCAAATGTACAAATCAACATTACATGATTTGGGGGATGAGATGGCTTATTCAGCTATCAGTCTGTATCCCCATATGGCCAAGTACAAACAAATAAGCTTCCAGCTTTCAAGATCAGTTACCTGAATGCCAAGAGGACTAATCTACCACATGACCATAATGACACAGACCTTTTAAAAAGTACACTTTAGTGTCTTAGCAAAAATACACCGAGCTACAAGTACAATAAGTATGCTTGATTAGTGtattaaacaggaaaaaatacaaGGCATAATGCAGAGAAATCCAATTTTATCTgatgtataaaaacaaaatgtgtcAACACATTGTCCAATCTTAAGAAGGGAAGCTAAAAACCAAGCAAGCCCTCTGGCTCCACACAACTCAAATCTCTGCTTGGAGATGATACTGTCTTGGCTCAGATGTCTTAACGAAGGGCTGGGACACCCACAAGGAAGGCAGAGACTTAAAGTTAATTTCCAATCCATGGCCCATCACCCTTCAACTTTGTGCTGGCATGGTAGTGGATTTTAAGGGGCAGAAGGATCAATCACAAAGATTTCTGATCTTCAGAATATGCCTATATTCTTATCACAAGAACTTGGCTTTGGAGTGATATTGTTTCTGAGGATAcggatttattttatttagtacATTCAATAAACTCAGTCTAAAATGTTCCCAATAAATGTGTTCTTAGTACTCTTGGAAGTTTAGAGACTGCTGCCAGTGTGACTGATTCAAAGGGTAAATTTAGTCAATTGCTTTTAATATGAACTGCCAACTGAAGCAGCCCTCACAGGAAAAAActgcattttttatcataacaGAAAAAAGGTATTTTAAGTTTCTACGAAGAAACTTTGTCACAAGAAAATGATCATCTGAGATGGATTAGTACTTCATTTGAAGAGTCCTGGCAATGCTGTCACCCTAAACATACATACTCAAAACACTGGAAATCAGAACAGCCCTTTGAGGTGGTTTACTAGACTTTGGCTCTGCACACAATTTAAGTGACACACAATTGAAACCTCATTAACACAGTAACAATTACTCAGCTGCTGCTTTGTTCCCTAAACCACTTAATTACATTTGTGGTGTTCACCCATCCCCAAtccccaccactcccctcccAAACCCCTTTTCTTCATTAATAAATCAGAATCACAAGGCAAAAAGTGCCTTTTCCTCCCAATTCTAACCCTTTTCATTGGCTAGTAGAGCCAGAATGTGCTGAACTTTACAATAGTACTACTTTACAGTAGTACAGCTtcgatagtttttttttttaattcctagaAGACATTCCATGATAGAAACAGTGACGAACAACAGTCACTCACTAAAAACAGAGAGATGACTTTTGTCATCTtttgcaaagaaacaaaagaacagaAACTGGAAAATGATTCAGATCACAGAGTGGTAAAGGGTACGGGATTTTTGGTCAGTAACACAAGTTTTACTGCCTGAACTCTACTTAAATCTGAATGTAGCAATAGCTCCAGTTCTTGATAGAGCTACATTAAATTTAACTCTTCAAGTTAGTTAGGTTCCATTCCTAAGAACTGTATCTACCACTAAGGGAGTCCTTGAAATGAGGCCTCTGTGACAAATCAAATAATGCAGCTGTACTATAACAATCATATattgtgctttaaaatttacatatAACTCTTGTAATACTAAAAGCAGCTGTGAAAATGTCTCATCTGCCTTACTATCTTGAGGGAGGAATGCATGAAGCTGACCAATCGGTCCCAAAAGTAACCTGAACTTTTCCTCTGCTTCAAGAAAATACTCCTTTCCCATAAGGGCTAGAAGAGGTCTAAGTGTAAGGAGTGGTTTTTCCAAAGTTCCATGGGAGGGATTCCCAAAGAATACATATGTCATCATTATATTGGCCACTACATACGAAGttttagggttttgttttcttagggTGGTGCTTGTGGACCAAAAAGTTTACACCTCATGCCTTCAAACAGCAGCAGCCAACTGTGGGGTGGCTCAACCAACTTGCTGACACTGGGCTGTGCAAGCCACTGGGTTCAGAAACAAGAAGGGGCAAGGCCTAGTTAGGAATTTTAACATTCCACTGCTTACCTCTCATTcctacctccccccaaaaaatatttccacaaaACATCCGAAAAAGAGAACTATTGAAAGGTCTAATACCTGTCTCTAGTAACCTGTTTCTATTAGAGAAACAACTACAAAGTTGTTCACAGGTCATAGTGCTAGGGAACTTGGCCTGCTTAAATAGCTGGGTTCTAGTAAGCTACATGATGAAGCTTTAATATGACCTATCCCACTGAGATCACAGACCTCTGCCTCAGCACAACCCAAGTTTGCTCTTGGGTTAGTGGAAGGCCAGTTTGTAAGGTTGCCCTGTAATACTGCATAATGATTAAAAGAGAAGTAATAAAACTGACCCGTGTGACCTTGGCTAGTTCTACTCTGGCCCCCTCAGACCTGCATAGCATTTAGTTAACAATTTTATGGTGACTATTTTAAATCCCTtcttaaaggggaaaaaacaagaacAGGAAAACAGCAACCGAATGCTTATTCACCTGTCCATGTACCCCTGCTTATTAAGTTAGTGGAAACACCTCAGTAAAAGTGCATAGCATAAAATTGCAGATTCCCTTTCCTAACTTTGTGCACCTTAATTTGCCCCCACTTGAAGTCCCGCCATCTACTCCTGCTCTCGTGCTACCAGGTGGACACGCTGATACAGGTGGTGTTCCTCAGTtagttttctctttctgcttGACTAATGCCCGCTTCAGCTCTTTCAAGTTCTCAGTCAGCACCTCCACCTCATCCAAGCGGCCACACTGCTTAGCATCAAAGATGTATGCCTTGATATTGTCAATCTGTTGGAGAAGCAGCTCTTCCTCTATGAACTCCTCTCCCTCCGTCTCATTGTCATCCATCTCAAAAGGATTGGTGGAGACTGGCTCCTCAAATGGGTTGCCAGGATTAGGAGGGCTGGGATGCTTTTGATAAGGAAGCTCATCCACTTCAAAGGGATTGAGAATAGGGCCATCTGCATCACCAGTGggttcatcttcctcatcttcaaaaggATTATATTCCTTTTTACCACTGGGGACAGCTGAATGAGGTGAGGAAGCTCCATGAGAAATATCTTCAGCAAATGGGTTAGCGATGCCTTCATCTCCAGGACTAATGACTTCTTCCTCTTCAAAGGGGTTCAAGGAAGCTGCCTCATTTTGATGCACCCCAGAGTTCCACTGCAATAGCTCCTGACCTAGCGTAGAAAACACAGGTTTCTCTTTATTTGGCTCCTGGCCTAAGTTAAGAGAAGGGCTTTTGAGAGCCACATTATTTCGGACCAAAGAGGGACCCAGGTCCAAAACATGTGCTATCTGGTTCTGAGGTTCCACTCCTGATTCCTGCTGAAAAAGCTTGTCTCTGAAGTCTACAGAATGAGTCCGTGAGTGCTGAGAGATTACCTGGGACTgctccctctcccactctttctcCCGAAGAACCTGCAGCTGCTCCCTCTGCAGATCTTCCTCCTCTGCCTGCCTTCGAGACAGTTCAATGGCCTTCTCTGTCTGCTGCTGGTCATACTCATCCTGAAGCTGCCGCAGGTTCTCCTGAAGCATGCGCACTTCATCAACCCGGCTAGCTGCCCTGGCCTGCTTAATGAAAGATGTGATGTTGTGGATCTGCTGCAGGAGTGGGTCTGACTCCTCACTCTGGCCTGGCCCGCTGGACATGGGGAGCCAGCCCTCTGCTTTCCTCACAGTGCCTCTCTGGACAAAAGTCTCTTCTCCATTCACTGTGCCTCGAGAAACCaattctttctgcctctcttccGACCTTCGCTGTAATTCTAGGGCAGCCTAAAGGGTCCAAATGCAGGAAATAAATGGTAAGTACAGCACCAGGGCTTTCCACAGGCTATCACACTAGCCTACACCTCAGAGGGTCCTGCCAGTGCCACAGTCTAAGATGTTTTATACAAGTGAATCACAGTAATGTGGGCAAAGAGAAAAACTACATTTATCCTCATGTATTTCTAGAGActgggaaggcaagggaagaaaagaagaagaggtaaaggagaaaacTCCACAAACTGGAGAACATGGGAACAAAGAGCAAGCTTATCTGCTTCCCTGAGTCTATGAGAAGAAATCCTGAAATGAGTGCCACCACCAGATCCCCAAGAGGCAGGCGCATACCTGGCCACCCAATAAGGGCCTCACCTGTCTTTCCATGATCAGTTTCCTTTCGatttcttgcttccttttcttcttcagttcttcATACTGTTCTTTGGTTGGCAGTGACATCAAACCGAGTAACTTTTCCTGCAAAGAAtcacagatttctctgaaatagaATTATTTGGCTGAACGGAAATACTTAACTTAACTATAAAGGGACCTTAGATTCTGAACACAAGGCATAGCCTTCTTTTAGACCATGCAGGGAATTCAAAGACAATAATATCAACAGTCGGAAAGAAAACATCTAATCTTTAAATCTTTGCTTCCAGATAAGCGAGTCTTTTCCTTACAAAACCATACAAACCATACATGGGTTATCTCTCtttcaaaaagcttttttaaataaatcattaaaactCTACACTTCCACTTAGAATTAAGAATTTTTTGTCAGTGAACTCTCCAGAGAATGGTTAAAGCATTTCTGTCCCAGAAGGAACACTTATGAAGAAACATTTAGCAATAAGATGCCTGAATACAGCTCTGTTAAGAGTAGGGCTTTACCTGTACAAAAAGCGTAGCTGAGTATCTTATCATTCTCTGGAGCTGCAAAGCTCTGGGATGTGGCTGAGGCTCCTGGTTCAAGCCTAGTGTTAAAATCTTCTTACTGAATTAAAATAAACACATCAAGGTAAACAGAATGGCAGAAGCTTATTTTCCAAAGAGTGACTGAGGAAGCAAAGGAGGGAACCAATAATGACATCAAACGTTCCATACTTAGAAAACAGTGCCagacacactctctctctctctctctctctctctctcaccaatgGAGTTGTTACTGTCCCAGTTCTCCCAATGGATAGCTATGTTGTCCACATCTCACAGGCTCTTTGCCCGaagtgtgggggggggaggggagggctgtCATTATTCATAAGCCAGAGAGTGCTCTGAAAAAGCACCTAATTGGAAGCTTCCAGGACATTAGAGTATAAAAGTGCTTACCTTCACTTTTAATTGTACACAAACACCACAAAAGCACTGCTTTCATTAACCTCATAACATTTACTTAAATGCAGAACATA is part of the Notamacropus eugenii isolate mMacEug1 chromosome 3, mMacEug1.pri_v2, whole genome shotgun sequence genome and harbors:
- the RBSN gene encoding rabenosyn-5 isoform X1 — protein: MASLDDPGEVREGFLCPLCLKDLQSFYQLQSHYEEEHSSEDRDVRGQIKSLVQKAKKAKNKLLKREDDRSESGTQGYESFSYGGVDPYMWEPQELGAARSHLSDFKKHRAARIDHYVVEVNKLIIRLEKLTAFDRTNTESAKVRAIEKSVVPWVSDQDVPFCPDCGNKFSIRNRRHHCRLCGSIMCKKCMELISLPLASKLTSASKEASLTSHSSPNQSPNSVHGSRRGSISSVSSVSSVLDEKDDERIRCCGHCKDALLKRERQIDEKEHTPDIVKLYEKLRICMEKVDQKAPEYIKMAASLNAGETTYSLEHANDLRVEVQKMYELIDALSKKILTLGLNQEPQPHPRALQLQRMIRYSATLFVQEKLLGLMSLPTKEQYEELKKKRKQEIERKLIMERQAALELQRRSEERQKELVSRGTVNGEETFVQRGTVRKAEGWLPMSSGPGQSEESDPLLQQIHNITSFIKQARAASRVDEVRMLQENLRQLQDEYDQQQTEKAIELSRRQAEEEDLQREQLQVLREKEWEREQSQVISQHSRTHSVDFRDKLFQQESGVEPQNQIAHVLDLGPSLVRNNVALKSPSLNLGQEPNKEKPVFSTLGQELLQWNSGVHQNEAASLNPFEEEEVISPGDEGIANPFAEDISHGASSPHSAVPSGKKEYNPFEDEEDEPTGDADGPILNPFEVDELPYQKHPSPPNPGNPFEEPVSTNPFEMDDNETEGEEFIEEELLLQQIDNIKAYIFDAKQCGRLDEVEVLTENLKELKRALVKQKEKTN
- the RBSN gene encoding rabenosyn-5 isoform X2, whose protein sequence is MASLDDPGEVREGFLCPLCLKDLQSFYQLQSHYEEEHSSEDRDVRGQIKSLVQKAKKAKNKLLKREDDRSESGTQGYESFSYGGVDPYMWEPQELGAARSHLSDFKKHRAARIDHYVVEVNKLIIRLEKKLRICMEKVDQKAPEYIKMAASLNAGETTYSLEHANDLRVEVQKMYELIDALSKKILTLGLNQEPQPHPRALQLQRMIRYSATLFVQEKLLGLMSLPTKEQYEELKKKRKQEIERKLIMERQAALELQRRSEERQKELVSRGTVNGEETFVQRGTVRKAEGWLPMSSGPGQSEESDPLLQQIHNITSFIKQARAASRVDEVRMLQENLRQLQDEYDQQQTEKAIELSRRQAEEEDLQREQLQVLREKEWEREQSQVISQHSRTHSVDFRDKLFQQESGVEPQNQIAHVLDLGPSLVRNNVALKSPSLNLGQEPNKEKPVFSTLGQELLQWNSGVHQNEAASLNPFEEEEVISPGDEGIANPFAEDISHGASSPHSAVPSGKKEYNPFEDEEDEPTGDADGPILNPFEVDELPYQKHPSPPNPGNPFEEPVSTNPFEMDDNETEGEEFIEEELLLQQIDNIKAYIFDAKQCGRLDEVEVLTENLKELKRALVKQKEKTN